In one window of Tubulanus polymorphus chromosome 3, tnTubPoly1.2, whole genome shotgun sequence DNA:
- the LOC141901712 gene encoding uncharacterized protein LOC141901712, which produces MAARHEMKRTHKSAATRGDRLNVIARFWSKPTPHRIHIVDKGPKSGVVIVAESKDIAAWWISTFKTAYPQDKGAESGSIVKLRPEPGVSLKVNSKDGSLCIGGRNHWVWFTENFETILDSGLYIDAVDGHTGQFRYSELMEVLDKELDMGDDMEMVMLIKDLPRAGAVRNGPKYIYIFWKALLHRWMTQSAEITIATPKLDARRLAEIYLLAIRNHLASFRARLVTQKICDGRLHFKRVQKDAIAIMQKVRGLSGKKGFVTNEKIKWALNAVRVAFMTFNCNFISGAVSDERNEILVTSAAFHADNFAVNKRDSVCFSRMTRRGLSEFYLQPLGVEPITAQTGRLPRTNEPPINYDTIKASYASNASLASFDPDAMASHQISFDTEWSGSTATRDDADLADCETIDRKLEAKKLAADLELDEVNKFSAELDAKLVKKRTHSFSSFKLAQSMGSLDSI; this is translated from the exons ATGGCCGCTCGGCACGAGATGAAACGAACGCACAAATCAGCAGCGACGCGTGGCGATCGTCTGAACGTGATCGCGCGATTCTGGAGTAAACCTACCCCGCATCGGATACACATCGTCGACAAGGGGCCGAAATCGGGCGTCGTCATCGTCGCCGAATCGAAGGACATCGCCGCCTGGTGGATCAGTACGTTCAAGACGGCGTACCCGCAGGATAAAGGCGCGGAGTCGGGCTCGATTGTGAAGCTGCGCCCCGAACCGGGTGTGTCGTTGAAAGTCAACTCGAAAGACGGTAGTTTGTGCATCGGCGGACGGAATCATTGGGTTTGGTTCACGGAGAATTTCGAAACGATTCTCGACAGCGGTTTGTACATCGACGCCGTCGACGGTCACACCGGTCAGTTCCGGTACAGCGAGTTGATGGAGGTGCTCGATAAAGAGTTGGATATGGGAGACGATATGGAG ATGGTGATGCTGATTAAAGATCTGCCGCGGGCCGGGGCCGTGCGCAACGGTCCGAAATACATCTACATATTCTGGAAAGCGTTGCTGCACCGGTGGATGACGCAGAGCGCCGAGATCACGATCGCGACGCCGAAACTTGACGCGCGACGCCTCGCCGAGATCTACCTGCTCGCGATACGCAACCACCTGGCATCGTTCCGGGCGCGTCTCGTCACGCAGAAAATCTGCGACGGCCGGCTGCACTTCAAACGCGTGCAGAAAGACGCGATCGCGATCATGCAGAAAGTGCGCGGCCTCTCGGGCAAAAAGGGCTTCGTGACGAACGAGAAGATCAAATGGGCGTTGAACGCCGTGCGCGTCGCGTTCATGACGTTCAATTGTAATTTCATCTCGGGGGCGGTCAGCGACGAACGCAACGAGATCCTCGTCACGTCGGCCGCTTTCCACGCCGACAACTTCGCCGTCAACAAACGCGACTCGGTTTGTTTCTCGCGTATGACGCGTCGCGGACTGTCCGAGTTTTACCTGCAACCGTTGGGCGTCGAGCCGATCACCGCGCAGACCGGGCGTCTGCCGCGTACGAACGAGCCGCCGATTAATTACGACACGATCAAAGCGTCGTACGCCTCGAACGCGTCGCTCGCGTCATTCGACCCGGACGCGATGGCCAGTCACCAGATCAGTTTCGACACCGAGTGGTCGGGCTCGACGGCGACGCGCGACGACGCCGACCTCGCCGACTGCGAGACTATCGACCGGAAACTCGAGGCGAAGAAGCTCGCCGCCGATTTAGAACTCGACGAAGTGAACAAGTTTTCGGCGGAACTCGACGCGAAGTTGGTGAAAAAACGAACCCATTCGTTTTCGTCGTTTAAACTGGCGCAATCGATGGGTTCTTTAGATTCTATCTAA
- the LOC141901370 gene encoding DNA replication licensing factor mcm2-like isoform X1, whose amino-acid sequence MTLPIGIIFRIQFSINLQTFYTHIPICIVAFDDDDFLIVLLKDSMSEADAPSSPEARRSRRGSQADPITSSPGRDLPAFEDESELLGDNGAAMEEEDEQGEDLFGDNMERDYRQIRELDTYDQDGLDDEDYDALSDAGRRDAEAEMRQRDRALGLASGRMRRGLMYEDSDEEDEAIPSRRRRIAERAAEGDVEEEEMIESIENLEDMKGHSICEWVSMIGPRTEIKNRFKNFLRTYVNEKGHNFYKEKIRQMVEANKESLNVDYNFLATSEQVLAFFLPEAPAEMLKIFDEAAQEVVLSMYPLYTKIVPEIHVRIAELPLVEELRSLRQLHLNQLIRTGGVVTSTTGVLPQLSMIKYDCNKCNFVLGPFYQTQNQEVKPGSCPECQSVGPFQINMEQTLYKNYQRITLQESPGKVPAGRLPRSKDAILLDDLVDMCKPGDEIELTGIYHNNYDGSLNTTNGFPVFATVIQANYITKKDDKMAVAALTDEDVKAIVALSKDERIAERVFASIAPSIYGHEDVKRAIALAMFGGEAKNPGGKHKVRGDINVLICGDPGTAKSQFLKYIEKAAPRVVFTTGQGASAVGLTAYVQRNTVTKEWTLEAGALVLADKGICLIDEFDKMNDADRTSIHEAMEQQSISISKAGIVTSLQARCAVLAAANPIGGRYDPSLTFAENVDLTEPILSRFDILCVVRDTVDPVIDERLARFVVGSHIRHHPNKLAAAADATEESQPEAAEDNDLEKIPQELLKKYLIYSKEKAHPKLNQMDQDKVAKMYSDLRRESMATGSIPITVRHIESMIRMAEAHSRLHLRDYVNEDDVNMAIRIMLESFISTQKFSVMRSMRKTFSRYLAFKRDNNELLLFILKQLAQDQMSFVRNRFGTEQDVIEISEKDLADKARQINIHNLAAFYDSDVFRAHRFSHDAKKKIIVQTL is encoded by the exons ATGACTTTACCGATTGGAATCATTTTTcgcattcaattttcaattaatcttCAAACCTTCTACACTCACATCCCTATATGTATTGTTgcatttgatgatgatgattttctcATCGTTTTGTTGAAGGATTCGATGTCTGAAGCTGATGCACCGAGTAGCCCGGAGGCGCGGCGTTCCCGACGCGGCAGTCAAGCCGACCCAATCACGTCGAGTCCTGGTCGAGATCTACCGGCATTCGAAGACGAGTCGGAACTGTTGGGGGATAATGGTGCGGCGATGGAAGAAGAGGACGAACAGGGCGAAGATTTGTTCGGAGATAATATGGAAAG AGATTATCGTCAGATCCGCGAGTTAGACACGTACGATCAGGACGGTCTGGACGATGAAGATTACGACGCGTTATCCGACGCGGGACGTCGCGACGCCGAGGCCGAAATGAGACAACGCGACCGAGCATTAGGTTTAGCGAGCGGTCGTATGAGGCGCGGTCTGATGTACG aggATTCCGATGAAGAGGACGAAGCGATTCCGTCGAGACGTCGTAGAATCGCGGAGCGAGCTGCAGAGGGCGATGTGGAAGAGGAAGAG ATGATTGAAAGTATCGAGAATCTCGAGGATATGAAAGGTCACTCGATCTGCGAGTGGGTGTCGATGATCGGACCGCGAACCGAAATCAAAAACCGATTCAAGAACTTCCTGCGAACGTACGTCAACGAAAAGGGCCacaatttctacaaggagAAAATACGACAAATGGTCGAAG ctaATAAGGAAAGTTTAAACGTTGATTACAATTTTCTGGCGACGAGCGAACAAGTGTTGGCCTTCTTTTTGCCCGAAGCGCCGGCAGAAATGCTGAAGATATTTGACGAG GCAGCTCAAGAGGTCGTGTTGAGTATGTATCCATTGTATACAAAAATCGTGCCGGAAATTCACGTTCGAATCGCCGAACTACCTCTAGTGGAAGAGCTTCGTTCATTGAG gCAGTTACATTTGAATCAGTTGATTCGTACGGGAGGTGTAGTGACGAGCACGACCGGTGTGTTACCGCAGCTCAGCATGATCAAATACGactgtaataaatgtaactTCGTACTCGGTCCGTTTTACCAGACACAAAATCAAGAAGTGAAACCGGGTTCGTGTCCCGAGTGTCAGTCCGTCGGACCATTCCAGATCAACATGGAACAG ACGTTGTACAAAAATTACCAACGCATAACTCTGCAAGAAAGTCCGGGCAAAGTGCCGGCCGGGCGTCTGCCGCGGTCGAAAGACGCGATATTATTGGACGATTTAGTCGACATGTGTAAACCTGGAGATGAAATC GAACTGACGGGAATTTATCACAATAATTACGACGGTTCTCTGAACACGACGAACGGTTTCCCGGTCTTCGCTACGGTCATCCAAGCGAACTACATCACGAAAAAAGACGACAAAATGGCCGTCGCCGCTCTCACCGACGAAGACGTCAAGGCGATTGTCGCTTTGTCGAAGGACGAGCGTATCGCGGAGCGG GTGTTCGCGAGTATCGCTCCGTCGATTTACGGACATGAAGACGTAAAACGCGCCATCGCGCTCGCGATGTTCGGCGGCGAAGCGAAGAATCCCGGCGGCAAACACAAGGTGCGCGGCGACATCAACGTGCTGATCTGCGGCGACCCGGGAACGGCGAAGTCGCAGTTTTTGAAGTATATCGAAAAGGCGGCGCCGCGCGTCGTCTTCACGACCGGTCAAGGCGCGTCGGCGGTCGGATTGACCGCGTACGTGCAGCGCAATACGGTCACTAAAGAGTGGACGTTAGAAGCCGGCGCTTTGGTTTTAGCGGATAAAGGAATTTGTCTGATTGATGAATTCGATAAA ATGAATGATGCCGATCGAACGAGTATTCACGAAGCGATGGAACAGCAGAGCATCTCGATATCTAAAGCCGGTATCGTTACGTCGTTACAAGCTAGATGTGCCGTACTGGCAGCCGCTAACCCGATCGGTGGACGTTACGATCCATCGCTAACGTTCGCTGAAAAT GTTGATTTGACGGAGCCAATTTTATCTCGTTTCGATATTCTGTGCGTTGTTAGGGATACCGTAGACCCAGTGATC GATGAACGACTGGCTCGGTTCGTCGTCGGAAGTCATATTAGACATCACCCGAATAAActcgcagcagcagcagacgcCACAGAGGAATCACAGCCC GAGGCTGCAGAGGACAACGATCTTGAAAAGATTCCGCAAGAGTTGCTGAAGAAATATCTGATCTATTCGAAAGAAAAAGCGCACCCGAAATTGAATCAAATGGACCAAGATAAAGTGGCGAAAATGTACTCGGATCTCAGGCGAGAATCGATG GCTACTGGAAGTATTCCGATAACTGTGCGTCACATCGAATCAATGATTCGTATGGCCGAGGCGCATTCGCGTCTGCACCTGAGAGACTACGTCAACGAAGACGACGTCAACATGGCGATCAGGATCATGCTCGAAAGTTTCATCAGCACTCAGAAATTCAGCGTCATGAGAAGCATGAGAAAG ACGTTTTCGCGATATCTCGCGTTCAAACGCGACAATAACGAATTGTTGCTGTTCATTCTGAAACAACTCGCTCAAGATCAGATGTCGTTCGTGAGGAATCGATTCGGCACCGAACAGGACGTCATCGAAATCTCGGAGAAAGATCTCGCCGATAAG GCTCGTCAAATAAACATACACAATCTGGCGGCGTTCTACGATAGCGACGTGTTCAGGGCGCACCGGTTCAGTCACGAcgctaaaaagaaaatcatcgtCCAAACTCTTTGA
- the LOC141901370 gene encoding DNA replication licensing factor mcm2-like isoform X2 — translation MADSMSEADAPSSPEARRSRRGSQADPITSSPGRDLPAFEDESELLGDNGAAMEEEDEQGEDLFGDNMERDYRQIRELDTYDQDGLDDEDYDALSDAGRRDAEAEMRQRDRALGLASGRMRRGLMYEDSDEEDEAIPSRRRRIAERAAEGDVEEEEMIESIENLEDMKGHSICEWVSMIGPRTEIKNRFKNFLRTYVNEKGHNFYKEKIRQMVEANKESLNVDYNFLATSEQVLAFFLPEAPAEMLKIFDEAAQEVVLSMYPLYTKIVPEIHVRIAELPLVEELRSLRQLHLNQLIRTGGVVTSTTGVLPQLSMIKYDCNKCNFVLGPFYQTQNQEVKPGSCPECQSVGPFQINMEQTLYKNYQRITLQESPGKVPAGRLPRSKDAILLDDLVDMCKPGDEIELTGIYHNNYDGSLNTTNGFPVFATVIQANYITKKDDKMAVAALTDEDVKAIVALSKDERIAERVFASIAPSIYGHEDVKRAIALAMFGGEAKNPGGKHKVRGDINVLICGDPGTAKSQFLKYIEKAAPRVVFTTGQGASAVGLTAYVQRNTVTKEWTLEAGALVLADKGICLIDEFDKMNDADRTSIHEAMEQQSISISKAGIVTSLQARCAVLAAANPIGGRYDPSLTFAENVDLTEPILSRFDILCVVRDTVDPVIDERLARFVVGSHIRHHPNKLAAAADATEESQPEAAEDNDLEKIPQELLKKYLIYSKEKAHPKLNQMDQDKVAKMYSDLRRESMATGSIPITVRHIESMIRMAEAHSRLHLRDYVNEDDVNMAIRIMLESFISTQKFSVMRSMRKTFSRYLAFKRDNNELLLFILKQLAQDQMSFVRNRFGTEQDVIEISEKDLADKARQINIHNLAAFYDSDVFRAHRFSHDAKKKIIVQTL, via the exons ATGGCC GATTCGATGTCTGAAGCTGATGCACCGAGTAGCCCGGAGGCGCGGCGTTCCCGACGCGGCAGTCAAGCCGACCCAATCACGTCGAGTCCTGGTCGAGATCTACCGGCATTCGAAGACGAGTCGGAACTGTTGGGGGATAATGGTGCGGCGATGGAAGAAGAGGACGAACAGGGCGAAGATTTGTTCGGAGATAATATGGAAAG AGATTATCGTCAGATCCGCGAGTTAGACACGTACGATCAGGACGGTCTGGACGATGAAGATTACGACGCGTTATCCGACGCGGGACGTCGCGACGCCGAGGCCGAAATGAGACAACGCGACCGAGCATTAGGTTTAGCGAGCGGTCGTATGAGGCGCGGTCTGATGTACG aggATTCCGATGAAGAGGACGAAGCGATTCCGTCGAGACGTCGTAGAATCGCGGAGCGAGCTGCAGAGGGCGATGTGGAAGAGGAAGAG ATGATTGAAAGTATCGAGAATCTCGAGGATATGAAAGGTCACTCGATCTGCGAGTGGGTGTCGATGATCGGACCGCGAACCGAAATCAAAAACCGATTCAAGAACTTCCTGCGAACGTACGTCAACGAAAAGGGCCacaatttctacaaggagAAAATACGACAAATGGTCGAAG ctaATAAGGAAAGTTTAAACGTTGATTACAATTTTCTGGCGACGAGCGAACAAGTGTTGGCCTTCTTTTTGCCCGAAGCGCCGGCAGAAATGCTGAAGATATTTGACGAG GCAGCTCAAGAGGTCGTGTTGAGTATGTATCCATTGTATACAAAAATCGTGCCGGAAATTCACGTTCGAATCGCCGAACTACCTCTAGTGGAAGAGCTTCGTTCATTGAG gCAGTTACATTTGAATCAGTTGATTCGTACGGGAGGTGTAGTGACGAGCACGACCGGTGTGTTACCGCAGCTCAGCATGATCAAATACGactgtaataaatgtaactTCGTACTCGGTCCGTTTTACCAGACACAAAATCAAGAAGTGAAACCGGGTTCGTGTCCCGAGTGTCAGTCCGTCGGACCATTCCAGATCAACATGGAACAG ACGTTGTACAAAAATTACCAACGCATAACTCTGCAAGAAAGTCCGGGCAAAGTGCCGGCCGGGCGTCTGCCGCGGTCGAAAGACGCGATATTATTGGACGATTTAGTCGACATGTGTAAACCTGGAGATGAAATC GAACTGACGGGAATTTATCACAATAATTACGACGGTTCTCTGAACACGACGAACGGTTTCCCGGTCTTCGCTACGGTCATCCAAGCGAACTACATCACGAAAAAAGACGACAAAATGGCCGTCGCCGCTCTCACCGACGAAGACGTCAAGGCGATTGTCGCTTTGTCGAAGGACGAGCGTATCGCGGAGCGG GTGTTCGCGAGTATCGCTCCGTCGATTTACGGACATGAAGACGTAAAACGCGCCATCGCGCTCGCGATGTTCGGCGGCGAAGCGAAGAATCCCGGCGGCAAACACAAGGTGCGCGGCGACATCAACGTGCTGATCTGCGGCGACCCGGGAACGGCGAAGTCGCAGTTTTTGAAGTATATCGAAAAGGCGGCGCCGCGCGTCGTCTTCACGACCGGTCAAGGCGCGTCGGCGGTCGGATTGACCGCGTACGTGCAGCGCAATACGGTCACTAAAGAGTGGACGTTAGAAGCCGGCGCTTTGGTTTTAGCGGATAAAGGAATTTGTCTGATTGATGAATTCGATAAA ATGAATGATGCCGATCGAACGAGTATTCACGAAGCGATGGAACAGCAGAGCATCTCGATATCTAAAGCCGGTATCGTTACGTCGTTACAAGCTAGATGTGCCGTACTGGCAGCCGCTAACCCGATCGGTGGACGTTACGATCCATCGCTAACGTTCGCTGAAAAT GTTGATTTGACGGAGCCAATTTTATCTCGTTTCGATATTCTGTGCGTTGTTAGGGATACCGTAGACCCAGTGATC GATGAACGACTGGCTCGGTTCGTCGTCGGAAGTCATATTAGACATCACCCGAATAAActcgcagcagcagcagacgcCACAGAGGAATCACAGCCC GAGGCTGCAGAGGACAACGATCTTGAAAAGATTCCGCAAGAGTTGCTGAAGAAATATCTGATCTATTCGAAAGAAAAAGCGCACCCGAAATTGAATCAAATGGACCAAGATAAAGTGGCGAAAATGTACTCGGATCTCAGGCGAGAATCGATG GCTACTGGAAGTATTCCGATAACTGTGCGTCACATCGAATCAATGATTCGTATGGCCGAGGCGCATTCGCGTCTGCACCTGAGAGACTACGTCAACGAAGACGACGTCAACATGGCGATCAGGATCATGCTCGAAAGTTTCATCAGCACTCAGAAATTCAGCGTCATGAGAAGCATGAGAAAG ACGTTTTCGCGATATCTCGCGTTCAAACGCGACAATAACGAATTGTTGCTGTTCATTCTGAAACAACTCGCTCAAGATCAGATGTCGTTCGTGAGGAATCGATTCGGCACCGAACAGGACGTCATCGAAATCTCGGAGAAAGATCTCGCCGATAAG GCTCGTCAAATAAACATACACAATCTGGCGGCGTTCTACGATAGCGACGTGTTCAGGGCGCACCGGTTCAGTCACGAcgctaaaaagaaaatcatcgtCCAAACTCTTTGA
- the LOC141902514 gene encoding fructosamine-3-kinase-like isoform X1 encodes MENIDELTKHLRSTLGNEDLVYIRPVTGGYINEAALYGDREVPGTEASKKLFVKYNTRKETKSVFYCERESLSLIKQTGVIRVPQIYQVLDYPVDSDDGARRDGGVIVGEYLENLRPVGESDDWRKCGEKIAKLHADNLHKLEKWRLNEESSIHAENRRCRPVEKFGFHCRSYFGHFGTEPMWSDSWTEYLSRFCLEPLFRYAINEFRDREIAELWSELRLKLHTFFDDDVICPSLLHGDCCSANIGIIPENGEIVTYDAQSRYGHHELDFVANLVERKFPDSFFSGYFEVLPITDASSVAAADHERRRLLYRMFGYFLYWTHGGGEEYREKTIRDLKTLL; translated from the exons ATGGAAAATATAGATGAACTGACTAAACATCTAAGGTCGACTCTAGGGAATGAAGACCTGGTCTATATACGGCCTGTTACGGGTGGATATATCAACGAAGCGGCTCTTTACGGTGACCGGGAGGTGCCTGGTACAGAAGCGTCGAAAAAACTGTTCGTGAAATACAACACACGAAAAGAG ACTAAGTCCGTGTTCTATTGTGAAAGAGAAAGTTTATCGTTGATCAAACAAACAGGTGTCATTAGAGTTCCACAAATATATCAG GTATTGGATTATCCGGTCGATAGCGATGATGGTGCTCGTCGTGATGGAGGAGTAATCGTCGGTGAATACCTCGAAAATTTGAGACCAGTCGGCGAATCCGACGATTGGAGAAAATGCGGTGAAAAAATTGCGAA GTTACACGCTGATAATTTGCATAAACTAGAAAAATGGCGGCTGAATGAAGAGTCTTCCATACACGCAGAAAACCGACGCTGTCGACCTGTCGAAAAGTTCGGTTTCCATTGTCGCAGTTATTTCGGTCATTTCGGTACCGAGCCGATGTGGTCTGATAGCTGGACT GAATATTTATCACGATTCTGTCTCGAACCGCTATTTAGATACGCGATCAACGAG TTCCGCGATCGGGAGATTGCAGAATTGTGGTCCGAATTACGACTTAAACTCCACACGTTTTTcgacgatgacgtcatttgtCCTTCGTTGTTACACGGAGATTGTTGCAGCGCCAACATCGGCATTATCccagaaaatggtgaaatcg TAACGTACGATGCCCAGTCTCGATACGGCCATCACGAATTGGATTTTGTCGCTAATTTGGTCGAACGGAAATTCCCCGACAGTTTTTTCTCCGGTTATTTCGAAGTTTTGCCGATCACGGACGCGTCGTCTGTAGCAGCAGCCGATCACGAGCGACGCCGTCTGCTTTACAGAATGTTCGGGTATTTTCTGTATTGGACTCACGGCGGAGGAGAAGAATACAGAGAGAAAACGATTCGAGACCTGAAAACTTTATTATGA
- the LOC141902514 gene encoding fructosamine-3-kinase-like isoform X2 — MENIDELTKHLRSTLGNEDLVYIRPVTGGYINEAALYGDREVPGTEASKKLFVKYNTRKEVLDYPVDSDDGARRDGGVIVGEYLENLRPVGESDDWRKCGEKIAKLHADNLHKLEKWRLNEESSIHAENRRCRPVEKFGFHCRSYFGHFGTEPMWSDSWTEYLSRFCLEPLFRYAINEFRDREIAELWSELRLKLHTFFDDDVICPSLLHGDCCSANIGIIPENGEIVTYDAQSRYGHHELDFVANLVERKFPDSFFSGYFEVLPITDASSVAAADHERRRLLYRMFGYFLYWTHGGGEEYREKTIRDLKTLL; from the exons ATGGAAAATATAGATGAACTGACTAAACATCTAAGGTCGACTCTAGGGAATGAAGACCTGGTCTATATACGGCCTGTTACGGGTGGATATATCAACGAAGCGGCTCTTTACGGTGACCGGGAGGTGCCTGGTACAGAAGCGTCGAAAAAACTGTTCGTGAAATACAACACACGAAAAGAG GTATTGGATTATCCGGTCGATAGCGATGATGGTGCTCGTCGTGATGGAGGAGTAATCGTCGGTGAATACCTCGAAAATTTGAGACCAGTCGGCGAATCCGACGATTGGAGAAAATGCGGTGAAAAAATTGCGAA GTTACACGCTGATAATTTGCATAAACTAGAAAAATGGCGGCTGAATGAAGAGTCTTCCATACACGCAGAAAACCGACGCTGTCGACCTGTCGAAAAGTTCGGTTTCCATTGTCGCAGTTATTTCGGTCATTTCGGTACCGAGCCGATGTGGTCTGATAGCTGGACT GAATATTTATCACGATTCTGTCTCGAACCGCTATTTAGATACGCGATCAACGAG TTCCGCGATCGGGAGATTGCAGAATTGTGGTCCGAATTACGACTTAAACTCCACACGTTTTTcgacgatgacgtcatttgtCCTTCGTTGTTACACGGAGATTGTTGCAGCGCCAACATCGGCATTATCccagaaaatggtgaaatcg TAACGTACGATGCCCAGTCTCGATACGGCCATCACGAATTGGATTTTGTCGCTAATTTGGTCGAACGGAAATTCCCCGACAGTTTTTTCTCCGGTTATTTCGAAGTTTTGCCGATCACGGACGCGTCGTCTGTAGCAGCAGCCGATCACGAGCGACGCCGTCTGCTTTACAGAATGTTCGGGTATTTTCTGTATTGGACTCACGGCGGAGGAGAAGAATACAGAGAGAAAACGATTCGAGACCTGAAAACTTTATTATGA